From Acidipropionibacterium acidipropionici, one genomic window encodes:
- a CDS encoding glycosyltransferase has translation MYVLIVARGVPGPSDPLRGVFELDQAKALQDAGHRVVIAALDARSVRRRRPMGMHLSTVDGVDVVRLDVPLGRVPVGIDHAVHARAMTRLWRAVVDRYGTPEVVHAHFSHYAAALVRSGVLSAGSRRIPMVVTEHDSHLRPGHIDRLRDENCRVGLAGADRVLAVSGALARILVERYGVDVAVVPDVVDVELFDRPAHPRPGINLLSVGNLIERKGMADLCRAVLRVAEGEPGLSLRIAGQGPARPELERLLAAEDPRGRVTLLGALDREQVAEEMAGADGFALFSRWETFGVVYAEAMAAGLPVLATPCGGPEGFLGPGTAVVARGFADQDLTAAVADFVDRLASFDRGLIRTTARRKFAPAALARDLTEVYQGLS, from the coding sequence ATGTACGTGCTGATCGTCGCCAGAGGAGTGCCCGGTCCCTCCGACCCGCTTCGCGGCGTCTTCGAGCTGGACCAGGCCAAGGCCCTCCAGGACGCCGGGCACCGCGTGGTGATCGCCGCCCTGGACGCCCGCTCGGTCAGACGCCGGCGCCCGATGGGGATGCACCTGTCCACCGTCGACGGGGTGGACGTCGTCCGCCTGGACGTGCCGCTCGGGCGGGTTCCTGTGGGTATCGACCACGCCGTCCACGCCCGCGCCATGACCCGGCTGTGGCGCGCCGTCGTGGACCGGTACGGGACCCCCGAGGTGGTCCACGCGCACTTCAGCCACTATGCGGCGGCACTGGTGCGATCCGGGGTGCTGAGTGCGGGGAGCCGGCGGATACCGATGGTGGTCACCGAGCACGACTCCCACCTGCGCCCCGGCCACATCGACCGGCTGCGCGACGAGAACTGCAGGGTGGGGCTGGCAGGAGCCGACCGCGTGCTCGCCGTCTCCGGTGCTCTGGCCCGCATCCTGGTGGAGCGCTACGGGGTGGACGTCGCGGTGGTGCCCGATGTCGTCGACGTCGAGCTCTTCGACCGCCCCGCGCACCCCCGCCCCGGGATCAACCTGCTCAGCGTCGGCAATCTCATCGAGCGCAAGGGCATGGCCGACCTGTGCCGCGCCGTGCTGAGGGTCGCCGAGGGGGAGCCGGGTCTGAGCCTGAGGATCGCGGGCCAGGGGCCCGCGAGGCCCGAACTCGAGCGGCTGCTGGCCGCCGAGGACCCCCGCGGCAGGGTCACCCTGCTGGGAGCGCTGGATCGCGAACAGGTCGCCGAGGAGATGGCCGGCGCCGACGGGTTCGCGCTGTTCTCGCGGTGGGAGACCTTCGGCGTCGTCTACGCCGAGGCGATGGCCGCGGGGCTGCCGGTGCTGGCGACCCCCTGCGGTGGCCCCGAGGGGTTCCTCGGCCCGGGCACCGCGGTGGTCGCCCGCGGATTCGCCGACCAGGACCTGACGGCCGCCGTCGCCGACTTCGTCGACCGCCTTGCGAGCTTCGACCGCGGCCTCATCCGCACCACCGCCCGCCGAAAATTCGCACCCGCTGCACTGGCCCGGGATCTGACGGAGGTGTACCAGGGTCTGAGCTGA
- a CDS encoding YdcF family protein yields MTGVLITVVLLVGYALLARWRPGAWTNGLVLLCAVLAAAWVVVRQAVGIPVFGIVVLVLLAAGSVLGVLALPLLLIANGVTMARKEGPRPANLLSGLLGVAIVGLMAWLLVSIGHQLTGPLYLGIGAFLALAWLSFGFLGFLASGMALGRSRCAPGRHHLVVLGAGLINGRVPRLLGGRLDRAVDQWRADRAAGYESLIIPSGGQGSDESRAEGDAMAEYLREHGVPEAAIRIEDRATTTAENLRYSTELVAREEPAGLVVVTSSYHAVRAADLCRRQRLRAQVLGASTARYFMPSALLREYVALLAVHPWLNAVMVALTFSTGPLAWWLSSMS; encoded by the coding sequence ATGACGGGTGTTCTCATCACGGTCGTCCTGCTGGTCGGCTACGCGCTGCTGGCGAGGTGGCGGCCGGGCGCGTGGACCAACGGCCTGGTGCTGCTGTGCGCCGTGCTGGCCGCCGCCTGGGTGGTGGTCCGGCAGGCGGTCGGTATTCCGGTGTTCGGGATCGTGGTGCTGGTGCTCCTGGCGGCCGGCTCGGTTCTCGGGGTGCTGGCGCTGCCGTTGCTGCTCATCGCCAACGGGGTGACGATGGCCCGCAAGGAGGGCCCGCGCCCGGCGAACCTGCTCTCGGGGCTGCTCGGGGTGGCGATCGTGGGCCTGATGGCCTGGCTGCTGGTGTCGATCGGCCATCAGCTCACCGGGCCTCTCTACCTGGGCATCGGGGCCTTCCTGGCCCTGGCCTGGCTCTCATTCGGATTTCTGGGGTTCCTCGCCTCGGGGATGGCCCTGGGGCGGTCCCGCTGCGCTCCCGGGCGCCATCACCTGGTGGTGCTGGGGGCGGGGCTCATCAACGGCCGGGTGCCCCGTCTGCTCGGCGGCCGGCTCGACCGGGCGGTCGATCAGTGGCGGGCCGATCGGGCCGCCGGGTATGAGTCGCTCATCATCCCGTCGGGCGGTCAGGGGTCCGACGAGTCCCGGGCCGAGGGGGATGCGATGGCGGAGTACCTGCGCGAGCACGGGGTGCCGGAGGCGGCGATCCGGATCGAGGACCGGGCCACCACGACCGCCGAGAATCTGCGGTACAGCACCGAGCTGGTGGCTCGAGAAGAGCCGGCCGGGCTGGTGGTGGTCACCAGTTCCTACCATGCGGTGCGGGCCGCGGACCTGTGCCGGCGCCAGAGGCTGCGTGCACAGGTGCTGGGGGCGAGCACCGCCCGCTACTTCATGCCCAGCGCCCTGCTGCGGGAGTACGTGGCTCTGCTGGCCGTCCACCCGTGGCTCAATGCAGTCATGGTGGCGCTGACCTTCTCCACCGGGCCGCTGGCGTGGTGGCTGAGTTCGATGTCTTGA
- a CDS encoding HigA family addiction module antitoxin, which produces MATASKAHDPITPGEILLTEFLEPMGITQYRLAQATGLSQTRISEIVRGKRAITTDTAPRLSKALGVDDRFWINIQTDYDLEVERDLHADELAKVTTLVAS; this is translated from the coding sequence ATGGCGACAGCATCGAAGGCACACGACCCGATCACTCCCGGCGAGATCCTGCTGACTGAGTTTCTTGAGCCGATGGGCATCACGCAGTACCGCCTCGCCCAGGCCACTGGACTCTCCCAGACCCGGATCAGCGAGATCGTGCGCGGCAAGCGCGCCATCACCACCGATACCGCCCCCCGGCTGTCCAAGGCCCTCGGGGTCGACGACCGCTTCTGGATCAACATCCAGACCGACTACGACCTCGAGGTCGAGCGAGACCTGCACGCCGACGAACTGGCCAAGGTGACCACCCTGGTCGCGAGCTGA
- a CDS encoding DUF6228 family protein — MWQGVREWESLEGDMRIEANHHGGHIQLRVTLRRDTPLRMAWGALGDHGRSGSGAWRAAQGNRRRASRPGGLTCANVLAGRSGGVHVSVQRRYQLATRVVTLASSSACRSRSTSRS, encoded by the coding sequence ATGTGGCAGGGCGTCCGGGAGTGGGAGTCGCTGGAGGGAGACATGCGCATCGAGGCCAACCACCACGGAGGACACATCCAGCTGCGCGTGACCCTTCGACGAGACACTCCCCTCCGGATGGCATGGGGAGCGTTGGGTGACCACGGCCGATCTGGTTCTGGAGCCTGGAGAGCAGCTCAAGGGAATCGCCGACGAGCTTCGCGACCTGGTGGCCTGACCTGCGCAAACGTACTTGCTGGTCGCTCTGGGGGCGTCCATGTGTCTGTACAGAGGCGATATCAGCTCGCGACCAGGGTGGTCACCTTGGCCAGTTCGTCGGCGTGCAGGTCTCGCTCGACCTCGAGGTCGTAG
- a CDS encoding Nif3-like dinuclear metal center hexameric protein yields MTTVADIRASLDTWYPPELAETWDRPGLVCGDPADSVSTVACALEATDAVVEAAIDAGAQMLVVHHPLLLRGVSSVAADTPKGRIVHRLIRSGIALMSAHTNADAAVGGVNDVLAELLGIRVTGPLERAAVGDNPLEGIGRVGQLDESMTLRDLTARVAERLPATVWGVRAAGDTQRTVRTVALCSGAGDSLLEDAARSGADVYLTSDLRHHPADEHLRAGGPALIDTAHWASESPWCRSVADRISAAHDITATVLDVRTDPWTIEIRREDI; encoded by the coding sequence ATGACCACCGTTGCAGACATCCGCGCCAGCCTGGACACCTGGTACCCACCGGAGCTCGCCGAGACCTGGGACCGGCCGGGCCTCGTCTGCGGCGATCCGGCGGATTCCGTCAGCACCGTGGCCTGCGCCCTGGAGGCCACCGACGCCGTCGTCGAGGCCGCCATCGATGCCGGCGCCCAGATGCTGGTGGTGCACCACCCGCTGCTGCTGCGAGGCGTCTCCTCGGTAGCGGCCGACACCCCGAAGGGCCGCATCGTCCACCGTCTCATCCGCTCCGGCATCGCCCTCATGAGCGCACACACCAATGCCGACGCGGCGGTCGGCGGGGTCAACGACGTGCTGGCCGAGCTGCTGGGCATCAGGGTCACCGGCCCTCTCGAGAGGGCGGCCGTCGGCGACAATCCCCTGGAGGGGATCGGGCGGGTCGGGCAGCTGGACGAGTCGATGACGCTGCGCGACCTCACCGCCAGGGTGGCCGAGCGCCTCCCCGCCACCGTGTGGGGGGTGCGTGCAGCCGGTGATACGCAGCGGACGGTGCGCACCGTGGCGCTGTGCTCCGGTGCCGGCGACTCTCTCCTCGAAGACGCCGCCCGCAGCGGCGCCGACGTCTACCTCACAAGCGACCTGCGCCACCACCCGGCCGATGAGCACCTGCGCGCCGGCGGCCCGGCCCTCATCGACACCGCGCACTGGGCGTCCGAGTCGCCGTGGTGCCGATCGGTCGCCGACCGGATCTCCGCAGCCCACGACATCACCGCCACGGTGCTCGACGTCCGCACCGATCCCTGGACCATCGAGATCCGCCGCGAGGACATCTGA
- a CDS encoding DUF6228 family protein: MCLWHPRHEVPSGTIGLVEMVEVGTSTHCLRLSREPGSQDYLSAELRLPGLSARTDVYEFNGFESLADFFSGMVADWRGCGRASGSGSRWRETCASRPTTTEDTSSCA; the protein is encoded by the coding sequence ATGTGTCTTTGGCATCCCCGGCACGAGGTCCCGTCTGGAACCATAGGCCTCGTGGAGATGGTCGAGGTCGGGACGAGTACTCATTGCCTCCGGTTGAGCCGCGAGCCCGGATCGCAGGACTATCTGAGCGCAGAACTACGCCTTCCCGGGCTGTCGGCGAGAACCGACGTGTACGAGTTCAACGGGTTCGAGAGCTTGGCCGACTTCTTCTCCGGAATGGTCGCGGACTGGCGGGGATGTGGCAGGGCGTCCGGGAGTGGGAGTCGCTGGAGGGAGACATGCGCATCGAGGCCAACCACCACGGAGGACACATCCAGCTGCGCGTGA
- a CDS encoding CBS domain-containing protein — MIISEVLRKRGTSVVTVVSSATVGDLLNLLVERNIGCAVVSDTAGRIDGIVSERDIVRHLASDPALLDHPVATIMVTDVTTCLPGADLEEVARTMTEERIRHIPVVEDGRLVNIVSIGDVVKNRLDQLQDERDHLMNYVSTAEALTPPR; from the coding sequence ATGATCATCTCCGAGGTTCTCCGCAAGCGCGGTACCAGCGTCGTCACCGTCGTCTCGAGCGCCACGGTGGGCGACCTTCTCAACCTGCTCGTCGAGCGCAACATCGGCTGCGCCGTGGTGAGCGACACCGCCGGCCGGATCGACGGCATCGTCTCCGAACGCGACATCGTCCGTCACCTGGCCTCAGATCCGGCCCTGCTCGACCACCCCGTCGCCACCATCATGGTCACCGACGTCACGACCTGCCTCCCCGGTGCCGACCTGGAGGAGGTGGCCCGGACCATGACCGAGGAGCGGATCCGCCACATCCCCGTCGTCGAGGACGGCCGGCTCGTCAACATCGTGAGCATCGGCGACGTCGTCAAGAACCGTCTCGATCAGCTCCAGGACGAGCGCGACCACCTCATGAACTACGTCTCGACGGCGGAGGCCCTCACGCCTCCTCGATGA
- the glnA gene encoding type I glutamate--ammonia ligase gives MFQGADDLLEFVKKEGVEFIDVRFCDLIGIMQHFTVPAREFDKHAYEEGLAFDGSSIRGFQKINESDMALKPDPGSAWLDPFREHKTLIVNFFVTDPITGEMYSRDPRNIARKAEAYLASTGIADTAFMAPEAEFYVFDDVRYETNQKGAYYSIDSEEAAWNSGREEDGGNRGYKVKYKGGYFPVSPTDHFADLRDEIVTIMEGIGLKVERAHHEVGTAGQAEINWRFDTLTTSADNVMKFKYIVRNVAWNHGKTATFMPKPIFGDNGSGMHVHSSLWKNGDPLFFDESGYAQLSDTARYYIGGILKHAPSLLAFTNPSANSYHRLVPGFEAPVNLVYSQRNRSACMRIPITGPSPKAKRVEFRCPDPSANPYMAFAALLLAGLDGVQNKIEPPAPVDKDIYELPPEEHDLLDHVPTDLGSVLDALEADHEFLEAGDVFTPDLIETWIDIKRSDLSELQQRPHPYEFDLYYDI, from the coding sequence ATGTTCCAAGGTGCAGACGATCTGCTTGAGTTCGTGAAGAAGGAGGGCGTCGAGTTCATCGATGTCCGCTTCTGCGACCTGATCGGAATCATGCAGCACTTCACGGTTCCGGCCCGCGAGTTCGACAAGCACGCCTACGAGGAGGGCCTGGCCTTCGACGGCTCGTCGATCCGCGGCTTCCAGAAGATCAACGAGTCGGACATGGCTCTGAAGCCCGATCCCGGCAGCGCCTGGCTCGATCCCTTCCGCGAGCACAAGACCCTCATCGTCAACTTCTTCGTCACCGACCCGATCACCGGCGAGATGTACAGCCGTGACCCCCGCAACATCGCCCGCAAGGCCGAGGCCTACCTGGCCTCCACGGGCATCGCCGACACCGCCTTCATGGCCCCCGAGGCGGAGTTCTACGTCTTCGACGACGTCCGCTACGAGACCAACCAGAAGGGCGCGTACTACTCCATCGACTCCGAGGAGGCGGCCTGGAACAGCGGCCGCGAGGAGGACGGCGGCAACCGCGGCTACAAGGTCAAGTACAAGGGCGGATACTTCCCGGTCTCCCCCACCGACCACTTCGCCGACCTGCGCGACGAGATCGTCACCATCATGGAGGGCATCGGCCTCAAGGTCGAGCGCGCCCACCACGAGGTCGGCACCGCCGGCCAGGCCGAGATCAACTGGCGCTTCGACACCCTGACCACCAGCGCCGACAACGTCATGAAGTTCAAGTACATCGTCCGCAACGTGGCCTGGAACCACGGCAAGACGGCGACCTTCATGCCGAAGCCGATCTTCGGCGACAACGGTTCGGGCATGCACGTCCACTCCTCGCTGTGGAAGAACGGCGACCCGCTCTTCTTCGACGAGTCGGGCTACGCGCAGCTCTCCGACACCGCCCGCTACTACATCGGCGGCATCCTCAAGCACGCCCCCTCGCTGCTGGCCTTCACCAACCCGAGCGCGAACTCCTACCACCGTCTGGTGCCCGGATTCGAGGCCCCGGTGAACCTGGTGTACTCGCAGCGCAACCGCTCGGCCTGCATGCGCATCCCGATCACCGGCCCCTCCCCGAAGGCCAAGCGCGTCGAGTTCCGATGCCCCGATCCCTCGGCCAACCCGTACATGGCCTTCGCGGCCCTGCTGCTGGCCGGCCTGGACGGCGTCCAGAACAAGATCGAGCCCCCGGCCCCGGTCGACAAGGACATCTACGAGCTGCCCCCCGAGGAGCACGACCTTCTCGATCACGTCCCCACCGATCTCGGCTCTGTGCTCGACGCCCTCGAGGCCGATCACGAGTTCCTGGAGGCCGGGGACGTCTTCACCCCCGATCTCATCGAGACCTGGATCGACATCAAGCGCAGCGACCTGTCCGAGCTGCAGCAGCGCCCGCACCCCTACGAGTTCGATCTCTATTACGACATCTGA
- a CDS encoding type II toxin-antitoxin system RelE/ParE family toxin: protein MRPCCQHFTNGSTGGLVRLLNAASELNSPRVPPGNRLEKLVGGRDGQHSIRINDQYRICFVWTDNGADDVEITDYH, encoded by the coding sequence ATCCGCCCGTGCTGCCAGCACTTCACCAACGGCAGCACGGGCGGACTCGTTCGCCTCCTCAACGCGGCCTCAGAACTGAACAGCCCTCGGGTGCCGCCGGGAAATCGCTTGGAGAAGCTGGTCGGCGGCCGCGACGGCCAGCACTCCATCCGCATCAACGACCAGTACCGAATCTGCTTCGTGTGGACCGACAACGGAGCAGACGACGTCGAGATCACCGACTATCACTGA
- a CDS encoding threonine/serine exporter family protein encodes MVDAARNDREFIDDTEAVVRLGSMLLSAGTGSYRVKRAMERAATALGMERHDASVGLTEISVTAHRGDNFRTVVREVYRVRVDASRIQALEYLARHLPKPCTAATLEAELDRISRTVTSRWSPWLNILAAGVACAGFSVLNRFPLADALVVLIAASCGQVVRRMATRRWLNQFGTTALAAAASSLVYLVVAALLGLTGLPGLAGVTDPGYIAALLFLVPGFPMITSILDMARLDFTAGLARAAYSFGLVVSATASAWVVSFLTGLTPLATQSALPGAWQWIAYVVATFLGVAGFAVLFNSTPRMVLIAASLGTIGNLARLAMVSASMPAQLGAGLGGLIVGLAAAPLTKRFAIPRITVTVPACLIMIPGTAMYRMMYWFNAENTVRALGFGVDAVLAVLAIAIGLAVARMLTDPAWTFARPIPSPHAFRS; translated from the coding sequence ATGGTGGACGCCGCACGCAACGATCGTGAATTCATCGACGACACCGAGGCGGTGGTGCGTCTCGGCTCCATGCTGCTGTCGGCCGGCACAGGCTCCTACCGGGTCAAGCGCGCCATGGAGCGCGCCGCCACCGCCCTGGGTATGGAGCGCCACGACGCCTCGGTCGGTCTCACCGAGATCAGCGTCACCGCCCACCGCGGCGACAACTTCCGCACCGTCGTGCGCGAGGTCTACCGTGTGCGCGTCGACGCCTCGCGGATTCAGGCCCTGGAATACCTCGCCCGTCACCTCCCGAAGCCCTGCACCGCCGCCACCCTGGAGGCCGAGCTCGACCGCATCTCCCGCACTGTCACCTCCCGCTGGTCCCCCTGGCTCAACATCCTGGCCGCCGGGGTCGCCTGCGCGGGATTCTCGGTCCTCAACAGGTTCCCGCTGGCCGACGCCCTGGTCGTCCTCATCGCCGCCAGCTGCGGTCAGGTCGTCAGGCGAATGGCGACGCGGCGCTGGCTCAACCAGTTCGGCACCACCGCGCTGGCGGCCGCGGCCTCGAGCCTGGTGTACCTGGTGGTGGCCGCGCTGCTGGGCCTGACCGGCCTGCCCGGCCTGGCGGGCGTCACCGACCCCGGATACATCGCCGCCCTGCTCTTCCTGGTCCCCGGCTTCCCGATGATCACCTCCATCCTCGACATGGCCCGACTCGACTTCACCGCCGGGCTCGCCCGCGCCGCCTACTCCTTCGGTCTGGTGGTCTCGGCCACCGCCAGCGCCTGGGTCGTCTCCTTCCTGACCGGCCTCACCCCGCTGGCCACCCAGTCCGCCCTCCCCGGTGCGTGGCAGTGGATCGCCTACGTCGTCGCGACCTTCCTCGGCGTCGCCGGATTCGCGGTGTTGTTCAACTCGACCCCCCGGATGGTGCTCATCGCGGCGAGCCTGGGAACGATCGGCAATCTCGCCCGGCTGGCCATGGTGAGCGCCTCCATGCCGGCCCAGCTCGGAGCCGGTCTCGGCGGCCTCATCGTCGGGCTGGCGGCCGCCCCACTCACCAAGCGGTTCGCCATCCCCCGGATCACGGTCACCGTGCCAGCCTGCCTCATCATGATCCCCGGCACCGCCATGTACCGGATGATGTACTGGTTCAACGCGGAGAACACCGTGCGGGCCCTGGGCTTCGGGGTGGATGCCGTGCTGGCGGTGCTGGCCATCGCGATCGGGCTGGCGGTGGCGCGGATGCTCACCGACCCGGCTTGGACCTTCGCCCGACCCATCCCCAGTCCCCACGCATTCCGTTCGTAG
- a CDS encoding RDD family protein, translating into METTDSAQEQRPGTSLGLPATGRGSLARWGSRIGALMVDWAASMIVAMAVFGMGVMRDPGWRAWMPMAVFFIEKTVLTALTSASFGQLLARIAVVRLNSAGPLGWWRAAVRAAMKCLVLPAVVIGAERRALDDMVLGTVVVNRR; encoded by the coding sequence GTGGAGACCACCGACAGCGCCCAGGAGCAGAGACCGGGAACCAGCCTCGGTCTGCCGGCCACCGGACGCGGGTCGTTGGCCCGGTGGGGTTCGCGGATCGGCGCCCTCATGGTGGACTGGGCCGCCTCCATGATCGTGGCGATGGCGGTCTTCGGCATGGGAGTGATGAGGGACCCCGGATGGCGCGCCTGGATGCCGATGGCGGTGTTCTTCATCGAGAAGACGGTCCTCACCGCTCTCACCTCGGCATCCTTCGGCCAGCTGCTGGCCCGGATCGCCGTCGTCCGCCTGAACTCGGCCGGCCCCCTCGGCTGGTGGCGTGCCGCAGTGCGGGCGGCCATGAAATGCCTCGTGCTGCCCGCCGTGGTGATCGGCGCCGAGCGCCGCGCACTGGACGACATGGTGCTGGGCACCGTCGTGGTCAACCGGAGGTGA
- a CDS encoding DedA family protein → MTLAAWMYSINQLIEAHAGEPWVLIALAALCTIDGFFPPVPSESLVVGLAAVGRPPWWLLAPVAALGAVCGDNIAFLIGRRLGHTRMLNGGRRRVKTVVWARRQLRRRGPLCILVARYIPGGRVIVNAVAGATGFSYRVFLAVDVIAGILWSAYSVAIGTGTASVVGGNHMLAMAVGIVLAVAIGAVLDQILRRLMPVRAEADEEPVPGAVDEPRERHSHAA, encoded by the coding sequence ATGACCCTGGCAGCCTGGATGTACTCGATCAATCAGTTGATCGAGGCGCATGCGGGGGAGCCATGGGTCCTCATCGCGCTGGCCGCGCTGTGCACCATCGACGGCTTCTTCCCCCCGGTCCCCAGCGAATCCCTGGTGGTCGGCCTGGCGGCGGTCGGGCGACCGCCGTGGTGGCTGCTGGCTCCCGTGGCCGCCCTCGGTGCGGTCTGCGGCGACAACATCGCCTTCCTCATCGGCCGGCGGCTCGGCCACACCCGGATGCTGAACGGGGGACGACGTCGCGTCAAGACCGTGGTGTGGGCCAGGCGCCAGCTGCGACGCCGCGGTCCGTTGTGCATCCTGGTGGCCCGCTACATCCCCGGCGGCCGGGTGATCGTCAACGCCGTGGCGGGGGCCACCGGCTTCAGCTACCGCGTCTTCCTGGCTGTCGACGTCATCGCCGGCATTCTCTGGTCCGCCTACTCGGTGGCCATCGGGACGGGGACGGCCAGCGTCGTCGGAGGCAACCACATGCTGGCGATGGCGGTGGGCATCGTGCTGGCCGTCGCCATCGGGGCCGTCCTGGACCAGATCCTGCGTCGCCTCATGCCGGTGCGGGCCGAAGCCGACGAGGAGCCGGTCCCCGGCGCGGTTGACGAGCCGAGGGAAAGGCACTCCCACGCCGCATGA